A DNA window from Tamandua tetradactyla isolate mTamTet1 chromosome 22, mTamTet1.pri, whole genome shotgun sequence contains the following coding sequences:
- the LOC143666354 gene encoding uncharacterized protein LOC143666354, which produces MVASLQEESSALVMPQFGHFPSVNIFQLRSHPAVKQSCVDFQASLHVRNSIAWIMRTSYRVKSRWVPPASVSACLFFRWAVSPKRIASVSLLLLGPDVQLLDNAECSWAFDQQS; this is translated from the exons aTGGtggccagtcttcaggaagaaagcagcGCCTTggtgatgcctcaatttggacattttcccagcgtcaacat ATTCCAGCTCAGAAGTCACCCCGCTGTAAAACAGTCCTGCGTCGATTTCCAGGCTTCTCTTCACGTGAGGAACTCCATAGCATGGATTATGCGCACCAGCTACCGTGTCAAATCACGCTGGGTCCCACCTGCATCTGTGTCTGCGTGCCTGTTTTTCCGATGGGCTGTGAGCCCCAAGCGCATTGCATCAGTGTCTCTTCTTCTCCTGGGACCTGATGTCCAGCTATTGGACAACGCTGAATGCAGCTGGGCTTTTGACCAACAGTCCTAG